The genome window ATCGGTGATCCGCAACAAGGAGAGACCGCCGTCCTTGGATTCGATGTCCACTTGAGTCGCACCCGCGTCCATGGAATTTTCCATCAGCTCTTTCACGACGGAATGCGCGGATTCGATGACCTCGCCGGCGGCGATTTGATTGATGAGTTCCGGACTGAGTTCTTGGATTTTCCCCATGGATGGTTCCAATGTCGGAACTCCGACCAAGACTGTCAATCGGGGAAATGGTCGAAAACCGGCGGAGTAGCGAATCTTTCCAAACTTCCTCCGAATCGGGAATCTTCGTAAACGGTAGAAGCTTACAATCGGAACGATTCTTTTTTTCAACGTTTTTATCCTGAATCCGCAAACCGTTTCCGGATTCCCCAAAAGAATGACAACGCGCTCGAACCTACGAACAAATGTCTGTCATATTATAAACGGAATATTAAATTTTACGAATACTCCATTCAAACGGATAACAAACCGAAAACGTTTCGCTACAATCCGCGGATGTTTCATTCACATGGAAGCCTGTTTCATAAAATTATTTCCAAATGCTGAAAATTATTAAGCGAAGTCCGGTTTCTAGATTCGGATTCGTTTGCGGCTCTGTTTCGTTCCCGTGAAAAATAAAAAGATTAGAGTAAGATAGGCCGAAGACGAACCGACTACAAACAAAGGACATACAATGTTTAAAAAGATTTTTCTTACTCTGCTGACGGGAACGATCGCAGCGACTCTTTGCTCCTGCGAAGACAAAAAGAAAGACGACACAAGTCTTCTTTTTCTTCTTCTCGGATCCGCAAGCGGCGCGATAGGAACGGCGCCCTCCTGCAAAGACGCTTCGTTTTGCAGGACGTTTATTGCGACAAACAACGGCGCCGGTTACAACGGAAACTTAGGCGGAATCGCGGGAGCCGACGCAAAATGTATGGCCGCAAGACCAAGCGGTTTAAACGGAACGTATAAAGCGTTGCTCGTTTCTTTTAACGTCCGCGAAGTCGTTTTTGCCGGAGACGGAAGTCCGGGTCTGATCGATTGGGTCTTGTATCCGAATAAACAATATCGAAGAAGCGACGGAACCACCGTTACGTTTACGACCAACGCAAACTCGACCGTCACCGCAAACCTTGCAAACGGAATCGATGCGGGAGCGCAGAAGTTCTTTTGGAACGGTTTCAACGGAGGTCCGGGAACCTTTCCTTGGGAAGTTGCATCCGATTGCAACGCGTGGGCTTCCAACGACGGAAACAATGCAGGGCAAGCCGGAAACACGACTTCGACCAATCCGAACGATGTTCCCGGAGGAGCGTTTACGGTAGATACGTGGAACTGTAACGCAAACTTAAATCTTCTCTGCGTCGAACAGTAAGTAAAATGGAGAATGGCGAGCCTAGGCCGCCATTTTCCACTCCGAATCAACCCGTTTCTAAGAGCGAGTCTAAAGACCTTAGATGTGGGAACTCTCACAAAAAGAAATAGAAGCGAATCTATGAAATTCTGTGCCAGAAACGCAATGTGTGGGAACTCTCACAAACGTTAGGAACTTGACAGCCGTTTCTTTTAGAGTTATGAGTCGCGCTCTAAATCCAACCAGTTCCTATCATCCTAAATCTTCAGAATGTGAGATCAAAGCGGAAACCGACTTCGTTCCTTTCTTGTTTACTTGAAATCTCATTCGTTAAAAATAAATCATCCTATAAATTAACAGTCATATTTAAAATTTAGATTATTCAAAATAAAAATCAAAAGCATTTTTGTCAAAACCTCCGTATCCAGAATCGCCTAACAAAGAAATTCGACGCAAAGACCGCGACTTTAAAAAAAAGGAGCCGGTTTCGAACGCTTCTAAATGGAAGCAAAAAAAAGGGTGAAAAACACATAGTAATTTATGAAAAAAGCCGCGCTCGAAACGTTGTAAAAGTGAGAGCACAAAAAGGATTACATTTTTTGAATATGTTTCCGATAATAAATGGGATGCGATTCAAGGAAGGCCAAGGATGAATTTCGAAAAAGAATACGATCTGGAAAAACTTGTAAACAATTGTCTGGATTTGCTGTCGATTCAGCGTTTGGACGGCACCGTTTTGCAAGTAAATCCTTCGTTCGAGCGCGTTCTCGGATGGACGGAAGAGGAACTCGTCGGCAGACAACCGTTTCATCTTCTTCACCCGGACGACGAAGAAGCTACCTTTCAGGAATTCGAAAAATTAAATCAGGGACTTCCCACTCTTTCTTTTCAAAACCGATTCCGTTGCAAGGATGGAAACTATAAATTCTTCGCCTGGACCGCATTTCCCGATCTAAAGGCGGGTTTAATCTATGTGACGGGACGGGATATTTCCGAACTCGTCGAAACAAATCAAAAGGTCAATCAACTCGCTGCGGATCTCAAGGAAGCGAACGACCAATTGTTCGAACAGGCTTACAGCGACCCATTGACAAAACTTAAAAACAGAAGAGCGTTCAACGAGGAAATGAACTGCATCGTTCATCAATCTCTCACCAAAGGACATTCCCTTTCGCTTCTGATGATCGAT of Leptospira sanjuanensis contains these proteins:
- the len gene encoding endostatin-like outer membrane protein, LenA/LenB family, which encodes MFKKIFLTLLTGTIAATLCSCEDKKKDDTSLLFLLLGSASGAIGTAPSCKDASFCRTFIATNNGAGYNGNLGGIAGADAKCMAARPSGLNGTYKALLVSFNVREVVFAGDGSPGLIDWVLYPNKQYRRSDGTTVTFTTNANSTVTANLANGIDAGAQKFFWNGFNGGPGTFPWEVASDCNAWASNDGNNAGQAGNTTSTNPNDVPGGAFTVDTWNCNANLNLLCVEQ
- a CDS encoding sensor domain-containing diguanylate cyclase is translated as MNFEKEYDLEKLVNNCLDLLSIQRLDGTVLQVNPSFERVLGWTEEELVGRQPFHLLHPDDEEATFQEFEKLNQGLPTLSFQNRFRCKDGNYKFFAWTAFPDLKAGLIYVTGRDISELVETNQKVNQLAADLKEANDQLFEQAYSDPLTKLKNRRAFNEEMNCIVHQSLTKGHSLSLLMIDVDYFKDYNDQFGHLAGDQVLIDLSSLLTQTLRQHDVIARYGGEEFIVAMPDTSETAASQIAERLLQIIREFPWKKRSVTISIGVSTLSGNQKSRIENNVHLMNLIESADRALYHSKMCGRDRTTHSSRIASESQSL